The Hoplias malabaricus isolate fHopMal1 chromosome 9, fHopMal1.hap1, whole genome shotgun sequence genome contains a region encoding:
- the dcaf8 gene encoding DDB1- and CUL4-associated factor 8, with protein MADAHDKSNDDPEPGEEKGQEHGGEKDTPSAAEESACPESDLSPAPEVPEAPEDKPMPAGEDEDTDSMDGSGLYSLTEEGERESEGGGRRERTKDEGSRRTGRKRNHPSGGGTSGHSSSSDEDEDNEKEEELAEEEDEEEDDQAVEAWLGAELRDLGKPRWRAVPSLRAREIGKNSAQFVRRVCGSRSFVQRLELQGRLERHSGCVNTLHFNPSGSRLASGSDDLRVIIWDWARRRPELEFETGHKSNVFQAKFLPHSGDTTLAMCARDGQIRIAELSATQRCKNTKRVAQHKGAAHKLALDPDSPCSFLSAGEDAVVFGIDLRLDRPANKLVVVKDGEKKVGLYTIFVNPANTHHFAVGGRDQYVRIYDQRKINENDNNGVLKKFCPSHLVSSESKTNITCLVYSHDGSELLASYNDEDIYLFDSSHSDGADYRRRYKGHRNNATVKGVNFYGPCSEFVVSGSDCGHIYLWDKHSARVVQFMEGDRGGVVNCLEPHPHLPGLATSGLDHDVKLWAPTAENPTSLKGLKEVMKKNKRERDEDSVRHGDQYDTQLLWFLMRHMRNRRPLRTRRGEGGEGDTDESWSSPETSDEEDGGPDHVQCMSS; from the exons ATGGCTGACGCTCATGATAAATCAAATG ATGATCCAGAGCCAGGAGAGGAGAAAGGACAGGAACATGGAGGTGAGAAAGACACTCCCTCGGCCGCAGAGGAGTCGGCATGTCCAGAATCAG ATTTAAGTCCAGCTCCAGAGGTTCCAGAGGCTCCGGAGGACAAGCCAATGCCAGCCGGAGAGGACGAGGACACGGACAGCATGGACGGCAGCGGTCTTTACTCTCTCACCGaggagggcgagagagagagtgagggaggaggacggagagagagaacaaaggaTGAGGGCAGCAGGAGGACGGGAAGGAAACGCAACCATCCCAGCGGTGGAGGCACATCGGGACACTCCTCCAGCTCGGATGAGGACGAGGACAacgagaaggaggaggagctggcggaggaggaggatgaggaggaggatgatCAG GCAGTGGAGGCATGGCTGGGGGCAGAGCTTCGTGACCTTGGCAAACCCCGCTGGAGGGCAGTCCCCTCTCTGAGAGCTCGGGAGATCGGCAAAAACTCGGCTCAGTTTGTGCGGCGTGTCTGCGGCTCCCGGAGCTTTGTCCAGCGTCTGGAGCTGCAGGGTCGACTGGAGCGTCACTCCGGCTGCGTCAACACACTGCACTTTAATCCCTCGGGGTCTCGGCTTGCGTCAGGCAGTGATGACCTGCGTGTGATCATCTGGGACTGGGCTCGAAGGCGACCAGAGCTCGAGTTTGAAACTGGACACAAGAGCAACGTCTTTCAG GCCAAGTTCCTGCCCCACAGTGGAGACACGACTCTGGCCATGTGTGCTCGAGACGGACAGATCCGAATCGCCGAGCTCTCGGCCACGCAGCGCTGCAAAAACACCAAACGAGTCGCTCAGCACAAGGGCGCCGCACACAAG TTGGCTCTGGATCCGGATTCTCCTTGTTCCTTTCTCTCCGCTGGAGAAGATGCTGTTGTGTTCGGCATCGACCTGCGCCTCGACCGACCGGCCAA taaacTGGTGGTAGTAAAGGATGGCGAAAAGAAGGTGGGGTTGTACACCATATTTGTGAATCCAGCCAACACGCATCACTTCGCTGTTGGAGGAAGAGATCAGTACGTCAG gaTCTACGACCAGAGAAAAATCAATGAAAATGACAATAATGGTGTTCTGAAGAAATTCTGTCCCTCGCACCTGGTGTCCAGCGAGTCCAAGACTAACATCACCTGCTTAGTCTACAGCCACGACGGCTCAG AGCTGCTGGCCAGTTATAATGACGAGGACATATACCTCTTTGACTCCAGCCACAGCGATGGCGCTGATTACCGCAGGAGATATAAAGGTCACCGCAACAATGCCACAG TGAAGGGTGTAAACTTCTACGGACCCTGCAGTGAGTTTGTGGTCAGCGGCAGCGACTGCGGACACATTTATCTGTGGGACAAACACTCTGCTCGAGTGGTGCAGTTCATGGAGGGAGACAGAGGAGGAGTG GTGAACTGCCTGGAGCCTCATCCTCATCTGCCAGGTTTAGCCACCAGTGGACTGGACCATGATGTAAAACTGTGGGCTCCCACTGCAGAGAACCCCACCAGCCTCAAGGGCCTCAAAGAG GTGATGAAGAAGAACAAACGAGAGAGGGATGAGGACAGCGTACGTCACGGAGATCAGTATGACACGCAGCTCCTCTGGTTCCTGATGAGGCACATGAGGAACCGCAGACCACTCAGA acCCGGCGTGGTGAGGGAGGTGAAGGAGACACGGATGAGTCCTGGAGCTCTCCAGAAACGTCAGATGAAGAagatgggggtcctgaccacgtCCAGTGCATGTCCTCCtga
- the LOC136707262 gene encoding heterogeneous nuclear ribonucleoproteins C1/C2, which produces MDRSPTSSLLMASNVTNKTDPRSLNSRVFIGNLNTMLVTKADVEAIFSKYGKIVGCSVHKGYAFVQYVNERNARAAVAGEDGRMIVGQVLDINLAGEPKPHRSKTTKRPAGDMYSSSTFELDYDFQRDYYDRMYAYPSRVPPPPPPLSRAVIPSKRARVSMSGGSRRTKSSFSSSSKSSQRSSSSRAIKVDDLQTIKRELAQIKHKVDYLLESLDRMEKDHSKKSDVKVPKADGGEASSQLHSSTKKEREREEQEINDSEEEEGDLLEEEDEVKSHGGENEEEEGEEEEEGEHEEGEDDGDSVNGDDP; this is translated from the exons ATGGA tCGCTCCCCCACCAGCAGCCTCCTGATGGCAAGCAATGTGACGAATAAGACGGACCCCCGCTCTTTGAACTCGAGGGTCTTCATCGGGAACCTGAACACGATGCTGGTGACCAAGGCGGACGTGGAGGCCATCTTCAGCAAATACGGCAAGATCGTGGGGTGCTCTGTTCACAAGGGGTACGCCTTCGTGCAGTACGTAAACGAGAGGAATGCCAGGGCCGCCGTGGCTGGGGAGGACGGACGCATGATCGTGGGGCAGGTCCTGG ACATTAACCTGGCAGGAGAACCCAAACCCCACCGGTCAAAGACCACCAAGCGTCCAGCAGGAGACATGTACAG TAGTTCCACCTTTGAGCTCGATTACGACTTCCAGAGAGATTACTACGACAG GATGTATGCGTACCCCTCCCGCGTGCCAcctccccccccacccctctcccGTGCCGTGATCCCATCCAAGCGGGCGCGGGTCAGCATGAGTGGAGGCAGCCGCAGGACCAAGTCCAGCTTCTCATCCTCGTCCAAAAGCAGCCAGCGCTCCTCGTCCTCCCGAGCCA TTAAAGTAGATGACCTCCAGACCATTAAGAGGGAGCTGGCTCAGATCAAACACAAGGTGGACTACCTGCTGGAGAGTCTCGACCGTATGGAGAAAGACCACAGCAAGAAatcag ACGTGAAGGTGCCGAAGGCAGATGGAGGAGAAGCCTCCTCCCAGCTGCACTCCAGCAccaagaaggagagagagagggaggagcagGAAATAAACGActctgaggaagaggagggggaCCTGCTAGAGGAGGAAGATGAG gTGAAGAGTCATGGAGGAGAGAACgaggaagaggaaggagaagaggaggaagagggggaGCACGAGGAAGGAGAGGACGATGGAGACAGTGTCAACGGAGATGACCCATAG
- the c1ql4l gene encoding complement component 1, q subcomponent-like 4 like, which translates to MLFRAHSATVVPTFGRNTAGSDAVRVKMAKCALQLALMLTLWATEAQEFMSPTLNIIEELGKLKDMEDRLKTLEESVRTQNGVVEQLQKENGDLKSTVETLQREKEDLEKVVETLRNEKEVRKVAFSASLLASGSGHTGPLQSVTSPLIYKSVHTNIGNGYNSDTGVFTAPLKGVYYFRFYAHSHDGIRMAVSLFKNDTVQCSVFSWKPVSNGNAGNGVVLALDQGDRIFTKLWKDSWVYDDPGRFTSFGGFLLFPL; encoded by the exons ATGCTGTTCAGAGCACATTCAGCTACTGTTGTTCCAACATTTGGAAGAAACACAGCTGGATCAGATGCAGTGAGGGTGAAGATGGCAAAGTGTGCGCTGCAGTTAGCACTGATGCTGACCCTGTGGGCCACGGAGGCGCAGGAGTTCATGTCGCCGACTTTGAACATCATTGAAGAACTGGGGAAGCTGAAGGACATGGAGGACAGGCTGAAGACGCTGGAGGAGTCTGTGAGGACACAGAACGGAGTAGTGGAGCAACTCCAGAAAGAGAACGGAG ATCTGAAGTCCACAGTGGAAACgctgcagagagaaaaagaag ATCTAGAGAAAGTGGTGGAAACACTGCGGAATGAAAAAGAAG TCAGGAAAGTGGCCTTTTCTGCATCGCTGCTCGCTTCTGGGAGCGGACACACCGGACCCCTCCAAAGTGTGACGTCACCACTCATCTACAAGAGCGTCCACACCAACATTGGCAACGGCTACAACTCAGACACAG GGGTTTTCACCGCTCCGCTGAAAGGAGTGTACTACTTCCGATTTTACGCTCATAGTCACGATGGCATCAGAATGGCAGTCAGTTTGTTCAAAAACGACACTGTGCAGTGTTCTGTGTTTTCCTGGAAGCCAGTTTCCAACGGGAATGCAGGAAATGGGGTTGTTCTGGCTCTGGATCAGGGAGATCGGATCTTCACCAAACTCTGGAAGGACAGCTGGGTCTATGACGATCCTGGACGCTTCACCAGCTTCGGGGGATTTTTGCTTTTCCCGCTTTAA
- the LOC136707440 gene encoding cerebellin-1-like produces the protein MLFRTHSATVVPTSGRNTAGSDAVRVKMAKCALQLALMLTLWATEAQEFMSPTLNIIEGLGKLKDMEDRLKTLEESVRTQNGVVEQLQKENGDLKTLVETLQKEKEVRKVAFSASLLASGNGNIGPFQGVTSPLIYKSVHTNIGNGYNSDTGVFTAPLKGVYYFRFFAHSHGGTKMAVSLYKNNTMQCSVYDHMPVTNGNAGNGVVLSLDHGDRIVTKLWEDSWVHDNPEHFTTFGGFLLFPL, from the exons ATGCTGTTCAGAACACATTCAGCTACTGTTGTTCCAACATCTGGAAGAAACACAGCTGGATCAGATGCAGTGAGGGTGAAGATGGCAAAGTGTGCGCTGCAGTTAGCACTGATGCTGACCCTGTGGGCCACGGAGGCGCAGGAGTTCATGTCGCCGACTTTGAACATCATTGAAGGACTGGGGAAGCTGAAGGACATGGAGGACAGGCTGAAGACGCTGGAGGAGTCTGTGAGGACACAGAACGGAGTAGTGGAGCAACTCCAGAAAGAGAACGGAG ATTTGAAGACCCTGGTGGAAACGctgcagaaagaaaaagaag tcaGGAAAGTGGCATTTTCTGCATCACTGCTCGCTTCTGGGAACGGAAACATTGGACCCTTCCAAGGGGTGACGTCACCACTCATCTACAAGAGCGTCCACACCAACATTGGCAACGGCTACAACTCAGACACAG GGGTTTTCACCGCTCCGCTGAAAGGAGTGTACTACTTCCGATTTTTCGCTCACAGTCATGGTGGCACCAAAATGGCAGTCAGTTtgtacaaaaacaacacaatgcaGTGTTCTGTGTATGACCATATGCCCGTTACCAACGGGAACGCCGGGAACGGGGTCGTTCTGTCTCTGGATCATGGAGATCGGATCGTCACCAAACTCTGGGAAGACAGCTGGGTCCATGATAATCCTGAACACTTCACCACCTTCGGGGGATTTTTGCTTTTCCCGCTTTAA
- the LOC136707800 gene encoding cerebellin-1-like, translating into MFRAHSATVVPTSGRSTAGSEAVTVKMAKCALQLALMLTLWAAEVQEFMSQTLNIDKELGKLKDMEDKLKTLEESVRTQNGVVEQLQKENGDLKTLVETLQKEKEVRKVAFSASLLASGNGNIGPFQGVTSPLIYKSVHTNIGNGYNSDTGVFTAPLKGVYYFRFFAHSHGGTKMAVSLYKNNTMQCSVYDHMPVTNGNAGNGVVLSLDQGDRIVTKLWEDSWVHDNPEHFTTFGGFLLFPL; encoded by the exons ATGTTCAGAGCACATTCAGCTACTGTCGTTCCAACATCTGGACGAAGCACAGCTGGATCAGAGGCAGTGACGGTGAAGATGGCGAAGTGTGCGCTGCAGTTAGCGCTGATGCTGACCCTGTGGGCCGCGGAGGTGCAGGAATTCATGTCGCAGACTTTGAACATTGATAAAGAACTGGGGAAGCTGAAGGACATGGAGGACAAGCTGAAGACACTGGAGGAGTCTGTGAGGACACAGAACGGAGTAGTGGAGCAACTCCAGAAAGAGAACGGAG ATTTGAAGACCCTGGTGGAAACGctgcagaaagaaaaagaag tcaGGAAAGTGGCCTTTTCTGCATCACTGCTCGCTTCTGGGAACGGAAACATTGGACCCTTCCAAGGGGTGACGTCACCACTCATCTACAAGAGCGTCCACACCAACATTGGCAACGGCTACAACTCAGACACAG GGGTTTTCACCGCTCCGCTGAAAGGAGTGTACTACTTCCGATTTTTCGCTCACAGTCATGGTGGCACCAAAATGGCAGTCAGTTtgtacaaaaacaacacaatgcaGTGTTCTGTGTATGACCATATGCCCGTTACCAACGGGAACGCCGGGAACGGGGTCGTTCTGTCTCTGGATCAGGGAGATCGGATCGTCACCAAACTCTGGGAAGACAGCTGGGTCCATGACAATCCTGAACACTTCACCACCTTCGGGGGATTTTTGCTTTTCCCACTTTAA